One genomic window of Camelina sativa cultivar DH55 chromosome 5, Cs, whole genome shotgun sequence includes the following:
- the LOC109132933 gene encoding uncharacterized protein LOC109132933, with protein sequence MSDLGKLTYYLGIEVLQEKDGIMLRQESYVKKILAETGMSECNYVLVPREFGLELCKAKHEQSIDEKRYRRTIGCLRYLLHTRPDLSYPVGVLSRYLQEPRESHGVALKQVLRYLRGTTSHGFYFKRGNKTGLVGFSDSSLSVDLDNGRSTAGHIFYFNECPITWCFQKQQVVALSFCEA encoded by the coding sequence ATGAGCGACTTAGGAAAACTTACATACTATCTTGGTATTGAGGTATTGCAAGAGAAAGATGGGATCATGTTACGACAAGAAAGTTATGTTAAGAAGATTCTTGCTGAGACAGGGATGAGTGAATGCAATTATGTTCTTGTTCCTAGGGAGTTTGGCTTAGAGCTTTGTAAAGCAAAGCATGAACAATCGATTGATGAGAAGCGTTATCGAAGAACCATCGGATGTCTTAGATACCTGCTCCATACTCGGCCAGATTTATCATACCCTGTTGGTGTTCTTAGCAGGTATCTGCAGGAGCCTAGAGAGTCACATGGAGTTGCGttaaaacaagttttgaggTATCTTCGAGGGACGACTTCACACGGTTTTTATTTCAAGCGAGGAAACAAAACTGGTCTTGTGGGTTTCAGTGATAGCAGTCTTAGTGTGGATTTAGACAATGGAAGAAGTACTGCTGGTCATATCTTTTATTTCAATGAATGTCCGATAACATGGTGTTTTCAGAAACAACAAGTAGTAGCTCTTTCTTTTTGTGAGGCATAA
- the LOC109132932 gene encoding uncharacterized protein LOC109132932 gives MMNNDLKLEFSLFESFLRTQALLGIVNGAVQPPAEKILIRNNNNGRTEDVLNPDFESWSRSDQVVKAWLLGSMTENVLRLVVGSATAQEIKECQITLGIKDICDQLASIGDPVSEKKKIFAALRSLGREYEPINTVIEFSMDRLPAPTYDNVISCLTGYDDRLQGYSVSADVSPHLAFNTTRSSNYSHRGRGNRGRGRGSYSTRGRGFHKQFSSSASSPRPFSTSEKPFCQICGKRGHNAFECWYRFDEEYQQPSQPAINAAAFSALHITDVIEDNSWYQIKMQRLISLAPFNASNKLNHTMGLTW, from the exons ATGATGAATAATGATCTAAAGCTAGAATTCTCGTTG TTTGAATCCTTTCTTCGCACTCAAGCTCTTCTTGGCATTGTCAATGGAGCTGTCCAACCACCTGCTGAGAAGATTCTCATTCGCAACAACAATAATGGCAGAACCGAAGACGTACTCAACCCAGATTTTGAGAGCTGGTCCAGATCTGACCAAGTTGTCAAGGCGTGGCTGCTTGGCTCCATGACTGAGAACGTTCTGCGATTGGTGGTCGGTTCTGCAACTGCTCAAGAG ATAAAAGAATGTCAGATTACCTTAGGAATCAAGGATATTTGTGATCAGCTAGCTTCTATAGGAGATCCGGTTagtgagaaaaagaagatcTTTGCAGCTTTAAGAAGCTTAGGTCGTGAGTATGAGCCGATTAACACTGTTATTGAGTTCTCAATGGATCGATTGCCTGCACCTACCTACGACAATGTGATATCTTGTCTTACCGGATATGATGACAGACTCCAAGGTTACTCTGTTTCTGCTGATGTCTCACCACACTTGGCCTTCAACACTACGAGGTCGTCTAACTACTCTCACAGAGGACGTGGAAACAGAGGCAGAGGACGCGGCAGTTACTCCACCAGAGGTCGTGGCTTTCACAAACAATTTTCATCCTCCGCAAGCTCACCTCGACCTTTCAGCACAAGTGAGAAGCCATTCTGTCAAATCTGTGGGAAACGAGGACACAATGCTTTCGAGTGTTGGTACAGGTTTGATGAAGAATATCAACAACCATCTCAACCTGCAATCAATGCAGCAGCTTTCTCGGCTCTCCACATCACCGATGTCATAGAGGACAACAGTTGGTACCAGATTAAGATGCAACGACTCATATCACTAGCTCCGTTCAACGCCTCCAACAAACTCAACCATACCATGGGACTGACATGGTAA